cttgaaatttaattaattaggtcaattgaaattttaagttaatccttaaattaattgaattattttatttggattgGTTCAATTTCTAGATTGGATTTATGAATTGAAAGCGAGACAATGGGCTTAGAtcttttaattggattaaaagaTGTGGAGTCTAATTATGGGcttgtaattaaattgaatttggttAAAGTCCATTTAGACAtgagtttgatttaattttaattaattaagcccgATACATTAAACACAAGCCCAATGCCTATATGTTGGATATGACTAGGTCATATATATACCACACAGAAAATCCTAGCCGACTAGAGAATACACACCAAATCTCTACACTCGATTTTCTCTCTTCCTTTCCTTCTCTCCATCGTTTTGCTGTGGTCTTggcaatcaagaaaaataaaaaagatcaaaatgtTAATTCAATTACATTCCTTTGATCTCTTGCTCTTCTATGGTTGTTCTTGCTAGCAAGATAAAACCACATCCTCTTAGTAGGACCGTGGATATCTTTGGAGGATATAGAGATCTAGATCCGAGGAAGGAAGTCAACGCTTGAAGCCGAGCATGTGTATTGTGTGTAGGCATAGGgcccggggggggggggcgcaGCAGGCAGGCTGCCTGTACGCGCGGCTTGGCAAACAGACGACTGGTCCAGTCAGttgaattggattttttattttttttcaaaaattttatttttttgacagttttttattatatttttctgaaataattaattatggtgaatttagttttagttgagatttggtattttctaaaattaaattactaaattaatttgaatgggTTTCCAAACAAGAATTAATGTTGTATGGGTTGCACTTATGTCCATATTTTGTTgcattattttacatataattcttGCATTAGATATGTGATTTTTATCAGATATTGGATGTCATATTTGGTGTATGATGAATGATTACTTGGAGTATTTTGTGCCATATTGTTATTTGGATTAACATGGATGATCAGAAAGCTCTTGGACCTTGTGGatggtttaattttttgttgggttAGGGTCTAcgtatcttttattttctcatctCATCATTTTTAGCCTAACTATTTTAAGGCTTGCTTTCTCCTTATTTATGTACTCCCTAACTTTTGATTGGGGTTTCTTTTTAGTTGTAATAAGAGTAGATAGGTTGGAgaggttaattttattatataataattgtaagaAGCAAGCCCAGATGATGGAGGCCCCTAGAAGAGGTCATGGGTCGGTCCACGGATATCCATGGAAAGGGGCCCGAAGGACGGAGCCCACAATGgagatcaagaaaataaagagagattaCAAGGCCCATGATATGTTAATGGGTTCATAACTTGTAATAGCGTAGACCTACCCTTTAAATTGACTATAGATCCACTGCGAGCTATGTGGGTCGCATAGATTTTGGACTTGCAATCATCAACAGTGGTGCGCTAGGCTTTTATTTTGCGTGcaatgctttaaatattttgaatattgagCATGCAAGATATTAATTATGTGATGGGGTCTTGATCAAAATCTaataactctcacttggttagACCAAGTTAACATTTTACACCATAAAAATGGAATTTAAACAAGGGGTTTTTTTTATGCCtttcatccacaataatgtaGGAAACTGATTCACCGATACGTGGTCTCACAAGTCGTGACACGTTTGGACTGAAATGAAGCTGCACTATTATTATGAACGAAGTTAATATGCTTCTATTTCCCTCTCACGACATGGAGGTGATAGTTTGCGCTATGATTCAGTTGATGGATCGGGTCTAACACCAAGTTAcgtgattcgcttggagtcctcgaAGTTACGTCCTCGAAATCACGTGAAAAAGGTGACATAAAATATCTTGGGATCTCATAGATAgagaatggtattggatacctcccacgAGGTTATTTCTATGTGAATCATAAAATTGGAGCATGGAGAATTTCGCTTGTGGACCTCAATCCCATTAGGAAAAGGTTTACCAAAATTCCATTTGAGAGTGATGGGTTTCCGTAAAAATAATGGGAGGGTTAATGATTGAAGTCCAGCGCCTTAACTTGAAcacaatattatgataatctactgaatatttttctattaattgtAGATATCTAAGAATCCACTAACTTTCATACTTGAGGCAAATAAATCTAATGGAATCAAGTACGCTAATTGATTGAGAAATCTGAGGATAGTCCTCAATTTCGAGAATTGGACTTATGTTCTGGATAAGTCTCTACCTCGGACTTTATTGGAGGGGTCTCGGCCTGAAGCACATTTGATgtccaaaaaatttgaacagTGGCATGAGGATAACTGGAAAATACGCAGTATCGAATTGGGTTCGATGTCCAACGAGATTCGAAAATAGTACGAGAAGTACGGTGATGTCTGGTCGATAATGCTCCGCATGAAAGAGCTTTATGTTGTAGCGGACTAGCGTATTAGATATACCGTGACAAAGGTATTTTCGATGCCAGAATGTTTGAAGGATCATCTGTACGAGAGCATGGAGTAATGATGCTATCCCTAGTGGAGAAACTCAAATACCTCTAGGCTAATTTCGAGAAGGAAGAAATATACGTTGATGTGATTCGACAATCTCTTCCTTCCtctttggattaatttattatcagcTATAACATGAATGGGCTTGATAAAAGCCCATGAGTTGACTAATATGTTGGTCCAATACGAGGCAACAATTGAAAAACATGTACTGTTGGGGCTAGTGGGAGATATTTCAACCTCTAAAGCGAAGGGCAAGGATTAGTGAGAAAAAGGtcattggaagagggagtgtcctAAACTTCTCTTCAATGAAAGTAAATCTTTAATTGAGTGTTAACATGATCACTGTTCTACTCTTGGTATTGGATACCTATAATTCATAATCTGCGAATGGTTTGCAGGTGGTGATGAGTAGAAAATCCGAAACAAGAAGGTCCTAAGGCTTAACGATGGCAGGGTTGTTGCTGCAAGAATAGGACTAGGTTAGGCTTAATAGTGATCATGCTAGGATAGTatttatgtaacctagcatgatcgaaataatatttttatttattgttggacaattttttattacatattgatcaataaaagctatttatttaacatcAAATGGAGTTCATGTAGACTGGGTTGAAACATAAAACTTTACACTATCtcataattagattatgaataaaggattaaaatgataattaagaaCGAGACTTACATTTTTTGGTAGGTCAATCTCTTCTAGTTAAGAGTGAGATAGAATGATGGATTTAAAGAGTACTAGAATGGACAATTTGGATCTATTAgctttcaaaaaaatttctgagaaagagaaagaccGTAAAAACTCTTTTATGGGACAAGATGAGCTTACCAATTATATGTTGGACTGGATCCAATGTGACATTTGTAGGTCATCAAAATACATAAGATCAATACGGGGTTCACAATTCTAATGATGTTTGAGGGGTTCAAAGAATTAAACTCGTTTTGATGAACCAAACTGATAACCTTTTGATTAGATCGAGAGTGTGTATTTAATGAGAGTTCTTGAATATCTAGAATGAGAACATGATTCTCAATCAGTAAAGTTCTTTCAGAAGGGACCACGATTAAATGGTCTCTGGTAaggaagaaattaaattaagttggaTTCGTTTGATTGGGGTTTCACTGAAACAACTTGGCCCTTATTCTATGACAAACCTCATCCTACAAAGTACTTGAGTTAATAGGATAGTCCTACACACGTCAAGAAAATAGTAGGGAGCCTATTTTCATGCAATTTCTCGACAACGTCAtttgcaatttcaatttttctttaaactgACTACATTTCAGTCCTTGATTGTCCAACCGATTGAATTATAATCCAATGAGACATCAAGAGGAGCGATGTGGGACATCATCTAGAATCAATAGCTTGGAGCCTAATGATTCATTATGAagttcaaactaggtttgagACTTCACATAACTCAAATATACTATTTGTCAGGACCGTACTGCGTATGATTTCATAAAACAAGCTCAAAAGTCAATTAGGTTGCATTCCAAAGTGTTTAGTGTATACATGACTATATTCATCTAGAATAGGGTTAAGATGTTGGAAAACACTGAAACACAAACATTATTGTTTATGAAATTCTCCATAAAAGTAATTACATTCCTGTATAAAAGGGAGTTGTGTTCAATACTCAATCACGGGTGACTGATGAGAAAGCTCAAGCTGTTCAAGACTCAATCACGATTGACTGATGAGAAAGCTTAAGTTATCCAAGACATAATTGAAGTCCATTTAGATAtgagtttaatttgattttaattaattgagtcCAGTCCATTAAACACAAGTCCAGGGTCTATATGTGTGGATACTAGGTCATATATATACCACACTTAAACCCCTAGCCGACTAGAgaacgcacacaaacacataccAAATCTCTAGACTCGGTTTTCTCTCTTCCTTCCTTTCTCTCCATCGTTTTTCTGTGGTCTTGGagatcaagaaaaatcatgaagatcaaaacattaattcaataatgttCCTTTAACCTCTTGTTATTCTATGGTTGTTCGTGCTAGCACGAGAAAACCACATCCTCCTAGTGGGAGTGTGTATATCTTTGGAGGATCTCGACGTAGAAATCGGAAGGGAGTCAACATTTGAAGCTGGTTTAAGAAACCAACGAGGATAATATATTCGGTTTATTTTCTCGTTGCTTTCTTGTCATTCTTGGCCTATGTATGCAATTAGGTTGTTTTTAATACACCAAACGTATGGAAAAGATCAAGGGTGATTTATACTTGCTTTTctgattaattttgatttttcgcGCTTCAGCCACGCTTCCCCAATCGATCCACTCCCTACAAGTTGTATTAGAGTCCAGTTTGGTGTTTAAGCCTTGAATGGAACATGTTTCATGTGATTTAGCATGTAAACATGTTTATTCGGCTTATGAAGCATGAGATTTAGTGATTAATTGCATATATAGATCTAGAGTTTTACgtgtttaattttcatttaatttggaCATGAGAAATTTGAGATTTGGgatcttttgaatttaattaatttctttttaattcataaaattagaggaaaagaaaactgAGGAGTttcagaaaaatcaaaaacaaaaaaaaatcgcAGCAGACTGCTGGTGCCTGCCGGCCGGCGCTGTTGATTAGTGTACTTCAGATCATATCTTACCCCACACTTGACTTCGTGATGAAAATTCCTTTTACATGAGAATCGACACACTTCAACCACCCACCAGTATGTCTCCATTAGACGTTGACCCAGTAAACTGTTCTTTCTATCAAATCTTAGTTTAGAATTATCGAATTTTATCTTCACCAATTCACAAGCTGTGGCAACTTAGAACAAATTGAACAACCTATAACTGTTGCACCTTGATCGAGCTTGTGTTGTAAACCTAATTGTTTTAATctcatgatatttttcactgtcttttctttctttttcagagAAGTTCCAAGGATACTGGATTTGCTTTTGCAGCTATTGTTTTAATACGTTTCTGTGGATCAGCCAGAAGGCCTTATGGAAGAAATAGTgatatgataatatttttttaagttagtATTCCCCAGTCTTGATTCAATGTGATTATTGACCTCTCCGATGTCAAAACCAACTTTTTTGGAGCTAAAATTTTCGTAGAAGTATTTTATGTGAACTTGTCAGGATCAAAACCTTTTGCCAAGTTATGTAGATCACTACTGGTCCTACTGGATATGCATCCAAGAACCATGTGTTTGATCATGAGAGTTCAAAAACCCATTCAGGTTTATGTGTACAAAAATGGGTAAGGTTCATGTCATTTTCCTGTGTACTTTGTTCTGATGGTACTGATAAGATCCATAATCATCTTTTTTCACGCTGCACTTATTCATGTGACTGCTTGAGGGTGATTCGGCGCACACTTCGGTTCGATTGGCCAAATTGAGTTTGGGCTACTGACGTCTTATGGGCCTATCGCAGATGGAGAGGCAAACACTATGTTTCTACGGCCTATCGCGCTCTTTTGGCCTCGTGTATGTATCATATCTGGCGTGAGCGCAACATTAAGCgatttgatggagtacataGAGATACACGCACTGTGGGTGCGCTGATGGTTCGAGATGTGcagcagaggattcttagtgtaGAATTACCTACTGCTATTAGCACTTGTGCGCTTTACCGCTTATAGCGGATTCCTTGACCTATCGAGGAAACCGTTTAAATTAAGCAAGTTGTATTGTATtgtattattgtaattttttttttttttacttaatgaaaataacCTTTATCGAAAGGTTCATGTCATTTCATATAGAAAAAGGTTAGTTTAACTTGTCTGTACTTCTGCCATCCTTCTCTCTAATCAATCTTTTGACTTTCTagttttttaatcatattattttcctTCAAGATGCTGAAATTGTTCCTATCTTCATCATATATAACTACCCCCTGTTGGATGCTTtaggcaaaaaagaaaatccttTGCAAATAATGACCGGATCTGGACGTCCTTAAATTGCATCCAGCAACCAGACAAAAGTATCTAGTATGATATATTCTGTTTCAGTCATGTACAAAATTGAATGTTATACATAAGGCTCCACAAAACTTTTACCACttgctttattctttcttgTGCAACTCAGCTTGGTAGAACAACACATCAAATCCTCAAACCTCAAGATGTACATAGTGTACTCTTAGAATGTATCTTGATAGCTTCAGACAGGAATACTGAGCAATATATCAGCAATTAATCCCACATTGCTTGGTGTCAGGTCCCTTCGTTTTCAGTATGAAGGGGTCAATTCTAACCCAAAGCAAAGAGAAGATGGAGGCTAGAAGCACAGACCATATAACAACAATAGTAGGGGTCCTGTTCTGCCTACCCATCAGACCTTTAAGGAATGGATACAGATGTACAATCACCCAAAAGGCAAAGAAGAGTTTCCCAAATAGGGGACCCCATGATTGGTACCCATTGTTTATGGCATCAGAAATTCCGGCCACAACGCCAACCaagtttattatcaaaatggTCGTCGGAGGGATTAGGAGTGTTGTCCACTTGAAGGCATATAACTCGCCAAAATCCTCGTCATCTGATGCCTTTGATGTGACTGTAAAGTTTGTGTCTATTCCGGCCAAGATTTTCAGTAGGCCCTGAATAACAGCAAAGAGGTGAGCAGACACACCACCAATAACCCAAAATTGCTCATTCCTCCACCATTCCTCAATGCTAACTCCACTCCACCTTAGTTCTAGAATACCCGTGataaaaatggagaggaagaGAGCAATGAAGAAGAGACTTGCAAAGGTGCTTATCTGTATCAAGAGAGAAGCAACGACTATTCAGTTTACATAAAGAAGATCAGAGTAAAGGATAGACTGTTGATAGCAATTAGTAATATGACAGCAATCAAGTTAAAATAATGTAGCGTTCTCTTACCTCTGGCATTATGAACTTTCCAGTAAGCAAGCAGATGGCAGGGAGGGTACAGTAGGCAAGAAGGGGTAGGGAAGTGAAGGGATAGACAGTCGTGTTAACATATGCAAATCGTTCAAGCCACTTGAGTTTTCCTTCTTTATAGCCATACCAGACAGGGCTATGatgactaaaaaatatttcgacAGAACCCAGAGCCCACCGCAGCACCTGGTTGAGACGATCAGACAGATTAATTGGAGCAGATCCCTTAAATGCAGGCCTTTTGGGCATGCAATAAATAGACCTCCAGCCACGGCAATGCATCTTGAAACCTGTTAAGATATCTTCTGTGATCGAGCCGTAAATCCAACCCAACTGCATGTTTATGAGAGGTGAAATTAAGATAGAGTTGTGGCAAAAGTAGCAAATATCTTGATGGATAATGAGATGTGATATATGCAGAGATTTTAACAATACCTCTGTACCCCATTCTGTTTTGTCTTCATATCCACAACTTATAACATGAATGGCTTCCTTAAGCAAAGCTGCAGGGCTTGAGGAAGGTGGAACGCCACCTTCAATCATCAAAGTTGAAGTCACGAATATAGGTGATTGTCCAAATTTCTTTTCGAAATTCATCTGAGACTTTAAAAGCTCTTTCTCGTCATCGAATCCTGCATCAAAAAGAGATGTAAAGTTTACATGTTACGGTAACTTGGCAGTTAACATTCTTATGACTACAGCATTAGGTGACAGCCAAAAACCTTGAATATCTGCTGCACCATTCCCACCGTTCTGAGAGTATTTTGGAAGCTTTTTGCGGCTTCCAAAGCACGGGCAGCAATCACAGCTGACCATTTTGGGACGCTTACGACCCTTGGGAGGTTCATAACCATATAAGGCTTGTCTTCTGAAAACACATCCTGTTCCAACATAGACTGGACCTTGAATCCCATCTAGACCTTTCATGTTTATCtgtgaaagagaagaaaaggaaataaaagtgAACAAATTAACATGCTACCAAAAAGAtttgagaaaagaaattataaccTTAATGCCTATAGACTTATAGTAATTCTAATACATGATATCTTATGCTATATTTTCGAGGTACTTACATCAAAGAAGACTGTGTTTCTGTTAGCGTATCGATCATTTCTGTCAATTCCATCAAATCTCTGAGGAAACTGAACATAACAAACCTTCTTCCCAACTTGTGGATCCATCAAGAAACACATTGCTTCTCTCACTGCCTTGCTGTTGTTTATGTAATGATCACAGTCCAAGTTAAGCATGAACGGAGCATTGGTAAGAACACCAGAGACACGAACCTGCAAATTTTCACTACATAAGAAACATAATTTTCCTACAGGAGCCTGGAAGCTGTATTCCTCTGCATAATGTTCCCAGATAGATGAAACAAGAAGCTAAATGTTCTGTTTCAGCATCTAGTATTTTGCTATATATGGAACAGTTGATTAAAGATTTTATCATCTTTACCAGAGCATTCATTGCACCAGCCTTCTTGTGATGCTGAAAACCAGGCCTCTTCTCACGCGAAACATAAACAAGGCGAGGAAGTTCATGTCCTTCCACATCAAGGCCTCCACTTTGGCCTAGAAACACTTGAATCATACCAGGATGGTCCTTGGTGTTGTTTCCAGGCCAAGGCGTCCCATCTTGCATGATCCACCCTCCTGGAGGAACTTTTGTGGCTTTTGCAACCATTGCATTTATCCTGACCTTGAACTCTTCATATTCTCTCTGTCACACATACCAAGAACCTATTTTAACATCCAACTCAGGAATTCTGATAATCCCGGTTTTGGAGTTTTCAAGCAGAGCAATACATAAAGAGTTGAGATTATATACCTTCATAGCTCTTCTCTCCTTGACAAAAGTTGGCTGCACTTTGTCCTTCAGATAGTCAACCTTTTCACTGAAGTACATCTCTGGGGCTCGTGGCTCTATAGCAAATTTCTTACAGAAAGGAACCCATTTTCGAGCAAATTCTGCTGTTTCTGATAGCGCTTCAAAGGTACACATCGAGGCACCATCATCAGATATGTAGCATGAGATCTTATCAACAGGGTAGTCCATTGCCAATATTGAGAGAACAGTATTAGCTGTAACAAGGGGCGGTTCCTTCATAGGGTCGACTGTACTGACAAATATATCTACTGGAGCTAGCATGTTGGGCTCACCTTCCCTCTCATACCtgcatcaaaattttgttaagtTTAATTTCTCCATCCTTCTGGCTGCAATGGACGGATAGCTAACGTCTTCAGAAACCGTACTTCAATTGTAGTGGGATGCTCTTATAATTAACGATTGGATGTTAGTTTTACCAAGATTGATTCTTACATGAGATCTAGTATTTGCATGCAAAACCTGCAGAAACAGTTATGCTATTCTCCATGGTGTATTATTTGCTCTATAATATGTACTAGATGTCTCTTTTGCTGCTCTTCTCCAGGGAAGGTCAGGAATTGAATCAGTGGAAACATGCATGTTCCTAAAATGTATAAAGGAGGAGACATGATGATTGAGATGTAGGTTAATTATCTGGAATAACTTTGCTTTATCTCTTTTGGTCTTTACCTGAGGGAAAGGCGATCAAGATAAGTCTCGCGATCAATGGGGAACCATTTAGGGAACTGATCAAGGATCCATGAAAAGGCAAACCAGATTTCACATATAATAGAAGTGAGCCAGAGGCCAAGGGCGTCGTGCACGGGGTTCAAGATTCGATAACGGAGAAAGAAGGCCAGCACCACTAGCCGAGTCACGATTACCATCCGATAAGGATTGATTTTGCTTGATGCAATTGGGACTTTCCTCGACAGTGGTTGTCTTGCTTCATCTACACTGCATTTCATACAGATTTTTTTCAGAATGAAGTTCCATCACATTGTTACTattggttttttatttaattacatgtatGGAATTCTTTTAGCTACTTAATTCAAAGATGACCCTTGTACATGGATTGCTGAACATGAAAATAGTTGGTATTGTTGcaaattttctttgtaaatttAACTGTCATATTGGCATACCTTCTCTAACACGTCATGACTTATCATTTCTCTATATCGAAGAGTGAAATCATCTTCTGAACCATGTCTTATTATGCTCTTACACaatcattttcattcaaattttgaaattaaaatgaaattcaaaGACTTACATCGCCATGTCCGGATCAGCAAAGTCATCATTGTCATGCCCCAAGTTTCCTTGCTGCATTTTCCACTCATCCATTCTTTCTTTCCATCCCATCTCTTTCTTATCATCCCATCTTCCACTTCCTGCAAATCATGTATGCACATCATCACCCAaaaacatgcatgcatgcaccTAATGCACTACATGCATGCATTGCATGCCGACATACTATACAAGTTTTTTCTCCAAGACATATATACTTTCACatgatttcatatattttaccaGGACCATCAATGGATGGATACGGATGCACCCTCTTATGCAAAGAAGCTCCCATCATTTGCTCCCCATAAGCATGACTCGAAATCGGGATTTCTCCGCTAACCTGTGTTTATAGCACCAGGAAATGTTAGAGAAATCTGCATAAAtgaaatcatatataaatatgtgtgtgtgtgtgtgtgtgtgaagtAAAAGTGGTCTCAATTGATCTCACCGGACGGGAGCGGCCACCGGCTATAACGGGTGGGTATTGGGCGTTGTCGTCATCTTCTGGTCCTCTTCCATACCTCATCTTCCCATGAAGCATGGCTTCAGCAATACTTGTGTTAGTTTTCTGCTCATCGATGTTGAATTCATGTTCAATGTCGTCGATAtcttcctcatcatcatctcccTCCACCCTCGGACTCCCTTCACATCATATGTACCATACATAATATTAAGTgctaattaagaaaattgggATCACAAGAAACTGTAAGCTAGCTAGCtattatatgtgtgtgtgaacAGCAAAGTTGATAGGCATAAAGGGATTGAGCTAGAGCCTTTCTCCTCTTTGAGACTGAGATAGATACTTTGACTCACGTGGAGgataattattaacaaaatagtAATTGAAGCACACTCGatgtatgtatttaatttaattttttattaggaaaaaatgcaattttagttctttaagtTAGGGGTGATAATGTTGGtcctattcaaattaaaatttgcaatttggtcccataactttaaaatttttgacaattttagccAATTTGGCCAAACAAATCTATATCAATTGTGGCTTCCGACGAATTTGATAACATAACAATCCaacatctcttttttttttgtgggctACTTGAAAAAACTTGCTATATGATCAAGtggtatttttttcttttttgtgccAAGttatttccttaaaaaatatatattttggactGTCATGTCATCAAATTCGCAGGAAGCCCCAATTTAGTTGGTGACATGGAATTTCAGGACAAATTAGCTtgaaaaaggactaaaatcgccattaaattttaaaattacaggaccaaattacgaattttaatttaaacaaaaatcaaattgtcACCCCTAACTTACATGAttaaacttgtattttttttctttttattatattggtTTAATTGAATGTAAAAGAAGatagataaaattaacaaccgagaataaaaattaataaaatcaattaactttaaatgtgTATGTTGTCTTTCACATCTTTTAGTTGTAATCATAGTTCTTTGATCTTCTAGCAACTTAGCGATGGTAGTAAAATGATTTAGCTAAAATATGACAAGTTTTTCTTTAGCATATATAGtgcccatatatatatatatatatataatgttacaTGTTGCACGTACAGGCACATATGGTATGGACATTCAtgcaaatatacatataaaaatatataagatagCTTGAATACTTtagctaaaaataaataattagatatacataaattaacttataaatgaagtaaaaataCTAGGAAGATATAAGTATTGGTAATTTatgtagaaaagaaaaatataatacgttatgaaaaaaattaagttgcaGACAGATAAGTGCTCAaaacaattaacaaaatacagacgtacaaataatatatcatgATTCATTATTAAAGCAATGACAATTTTACTTTTCTGTTCTAAAATCTTCTTTCAAttccaattaatatatgagtacatgttatatatataacatatttgttaataaaatgaattatataatctttatGCATATagcatgtatatattaattgaataaaaaatccaatagcaatataataaaaaattcaatccaaaatacaaatataattaaaataaattatgattcgGTATCAAATTAATGATagatttactttttatagaAGAATTTTTGATAAgttatgaagaaaaatagcaGATGTGATGAACCCAACCAACATATGagatgttattttattttaatagtaggtgttattgatgattagtatataattattatagttgttGATAGTTATTAGACGTAGATATTTGATGACGATGATGGTGGTAATtgatttatacaaaaaaataataataataataatagttcattgatttcatttataaaaaaatataaaaaaataaggactGCAGATAACCAGTGAAGGTAGTACCTTTAAGGCGCTTGTATCTGGTTTTGCATTGGGGGCACAGTTGGCTTCCCTCTCTCCTCTCGTACTCGTAGCACGGCCGGCACACCGGAAAACCACACTCATT
The window above is part of the Sesamum indicum cultivar Zhongzhi No. 13 linkage group LG7, S_indicum_v1.0, whole genome shotgun sequence genome. Proteins encoded here:
- the LOC105166326 gene encoding cellulose synthase A catalytic subunit 7 [UDP-forming] — translated: MEASAGLVAGSHNRNELVVIHGHEEPKPLKNLSGQVCEICGDEIGLTVDGELFVACNECGFPVCRPCYEYERREGSQLCPQCKTRYKRLKGSPRVEGDDDEEDIDDIEHEFNIDEQKTNTSIAEAMLHGKMRYGRGPEDDDNAQYPPVIAGGRSRPVSGEIPISSHAYGEQMMGASLHKRVHPYPSIDGPGSGRWDDKKEMGWKERMDEWKMQQGNLGHDNDDFADPDMAIVDEARQPLSRKVPIASSKINPYRMVIVTRLVVLAFFLRYRILNPVHDALGLWLTSIICEIWFAFSWILDQFPKWFPIDRETYLDRLSLRYEREGEPNMLAPVDIFVSTVDPMKEPPLVTANTVLSILAMDYPVDKISCYISDDGASMCTFEALSETAEFARKWVPFCKKFAIEPRAPEMYFSEKVDYLKDKVQPTFVKERRAMKREYEEFKVRINAMVAKATKVPPGGWIMQDGTPWPGNNTKDHPGMIQVFLGQSGGLDVEGHELPRLVYVSREKRPGFQHHKKAGAMNALVRVSGVLTNAPFMLNLDCDHYINNSKAVREAMCFLMDPQVGKKVCYVQFPQRFDGIDRNDRYANRNTVFFDINMKGLDGIQGPVYVGTGCVFRRQALYGYEPPKGRKRPKMVSCDCCPCFGSRKKLPKYSQNGGNGAADIQGFDDEKELLKSQMNFEKKFGQSPIFVTSTLMIEGGVPPSSSPAALLKEAIHVISCGYEDKTEWGTELGWIYGSITEDILTGFKMHCRGWRSIYCMPKRPAFKGSAPINLSDRLNQVLRWALGSVEIFFSHHSPVWYGYKEGKLKWLERFAYVNTTVYPFTSLPLLAYCTLPAICLLTGKFIMPEISTFASLFFIALFLSIFITGILELRWSGVSIEEWWRNEQFWVIGGVSAHLFAVIQGLLKILAGIDTNFTVTSKASDDEDFGELYAFKWTTLLIPPTTILIINLVGVVAGISDAINNGYQSWGPLFGKLFFAFWVIVHLYPFLKGLMGRQNRTPTIVVIWSVLLASIFSLLWVRIDPFILKTKGPDTKQCGINC